A window of Primulina tabacum isolate GXHZ01 chromosome 4, ASM2559414v2, whole genome shotgun sequence contains these coding sequences:
- the LOC142541964 gene encoding uncharacterized protein LOC142541964: protein MHMISSAIDNQEMPTKRKVNEGEDSSSLRIVDEFSKLLKIRIKYMDDDRVSCAIFLLVNAARIWWEATKVTINVQTLTWKDFKDLFYDKYFPSDVRTQKVKEFLELNQGNMNLDDYILKFEEGCLFVHYIAENDKDRGDHIVRGARLEEGWKGGFIGKGKVEHGSKTLAALVEAQKPLCPSCGKPHKGECMIGSNNCFKCGRAGHIARFRSPITRKEKAKGCIFTMTKEDINPNSSVISRDEIYPTSVVRACSVQVNERTIFADLIVIPMVAFDVILGMDWLSTYHAVIDCVAKTMRFMTESNAGGLNSSSDTSSVLPFISCFESSKDVV, encoded by the exons ATGCATATGATTTCTTCTGCTATCGACAATCAG GAAATGCCTACTAAGCGTAAAGTGAATGAAGGAGAGGATAGTTCCTCATTAAGAATAGTTGATGAATTTAGCAAACTATTGAAGATCAGGATAAAGTACATG GATGATGATCGAGTAAGCTGTGCTATTTTTCTTTTGGTCAATGCTGCAAGGATTTGGTGGGAAGCTACCAAGGTAACAATAAATGTGCAAACTCTAACATGGAAAGACTTCAAGGATCTCTTTtacgacaagtacttcccaAGTGATGTAAGAACTCAAAAGGTGAAGGAATTCTTGGAGTTGAATCAAGGAAACATGAATTTGGATGACTATATTTTGAAGTTTGAAGAAGGATGTTTGTTTGTTCATTACATTGCTGAGAATGATAAGGATCGAGGGGATCACATTGTTCGAG GGGCAAGGCTCGAAGAAGGTTGGAAGGGCGGCTTTATAGGTAAAGGAAAAGTGGAACATGGTTCTAAAACTCTCGCGGCTCTAGTTGAAGCACAGAAGCCACTGTGTCCTTCATGTGGCAAGCCTCATAAAGGTGAATGTATGATTGGGAGTAACAATTGTTTCAAATGTGGGAGGGCAGGTCATATAGCTCGGTTTCGCTCACCAATAACTAGGAAAGAAAAGGCGAAAGGATGTATCTTTACCATGACAAAGGAAGATATTAATCCTAATTCTTCTGTTATATcga GAGATGAGATATATCCAACCAGTGTTGTTCGTGCTTGCTCTGTTCAAGTTAATGAGAGGACCATATTTGCTGACTTGATTGTTATTCCCATGGTTGCCTTTGATGTGATACTGGGCATGGATTGGTTATCCACTTACCATGCTGTTATTGATTGTGTGGCAAAGACGATGAGATTTATGACAGAAAGTAATGCAGGTGGATTAAATTCCAGTTCAGATACTTCGTCagttcttccttttatttcttgttttgaaagctcgaaagatgTTGTGTAA